The Shewanella mesophila genome contains the following window.
GCAACCTCTGGAATTACATTGATTGATAAGCATGGTGAAAGTGCATCGATGAGCTGGCAACATACTCCGCATACGGTAAGTTAGTCATCGCTAGCGGTAAATAACAGAAAGGACGCATCATGCGTCCTTTTTTAGTTACTAAGAGATTAGTCCCATTCAGGGCTGTCACCAATCTCAACCAGTACCAACAGTGCAGCATCGCCGCCCCATTCTTTAGGGGCTTTATGAAACGCCTTTACATGAGGGTGCTGAGCGAGCCACATCGGAATATTTTGTTTCAGTATGCCACTGCCGTGACCATGCATCACGCAGCAACAAGCACTATGTTGTTTAATACATGCTTGGATTAAGGCGGCAAGTTCGAGTTTAGCCTCGCTTTGCCGCATGCCATGCAGATCCAATAACAAATCAGGTTGGTAATCACCACGACGAAGCCGCTTCACCTCGAAGCTATCGACATCTTCCCTTGACCAGCGCATCGCGCCCTCTAGAGGCAGGTGAGGCTGATAGGTATCGGAAAAATAACTATCGGCATGAAGTTGTGTGGTTTTAACTTCAAGTTCACGTTTCTGTTTTTTGGGGGCATTAAAGTGACGCTTATCTTGTGTCAGCGGCTTTATGCCCTGGGTTAGCGCAGAAAAAAGCGCCAGCCCTTCATCTTTTTCTTTATTCATGGCGCTATTTTAGTGAATCCGATGCCATATGAATAGAGTTCAGTTACAATGAGGCGGAACTATCTAGCTGGAGCAAGTTTTGGATAAGATTTTTGTTGATGAAGCCGTGACCGAATTACGTACGATCGGCGATATGTTACGTTGGGCTGTAAGTCGTTTTAACGATGCGAATGTTTACTATGGACATGGCACCGACAACGCCTGGGATGAAGCTATTGCCCTAGTATTTCACGCTCTGCATCTGCCTGAAGAGATTGGCCAGCAGGTGATACATGCAAATCTTACGAGCAGTGAGAAGCATAAAATCGTTGAGTTAATCATTCGTCGTGTTCGTGAGCGCTTGCCTGTGCCTTATCTTACTAATAAAGCTTATTTTGCGGGTCTTGAGTTTTACGTTGATGAACGTGTGTTGGTGCCTCGTTCACCAATTGCCGAGATGATCGCTAATCGTTTCAGCCCTTGGTTATACAACAAGCCTGTCAACCGTATCTTAGATCTTTGTACTGGTAGTGGTTGCATCGCAATTGCATGTGCTTATGAATTTGAAAATGCTGAGGTTGACGCACTTGACCTTAGTACTGATGCGTTAGACGTTGCCCAGATCAATATCGAGACACTCGGGGTGATGGATAGAGTCTTCCCGATTGAATCCGACTTGTTCAGTGCTATCCCTAAAGCGCCGCAGTACGACCTCATTGTGTCAAATCCACCTTATGTTGATGCAGAAGATATCGGCGATATGCCTGATGAATATCACCATGAGCCAGAGCTCGGTTTAGCCTCTGGTCGTGATGGCCTAGATCTGACCAAACGGATTCTCGCCAATGCGGTCGATTACCTTACAGAAGATGGCCTGTTAGTGGTTGAGGTGGGCAATTCGATGGTGCATCTGATCGAACAATTCCCCGAGGTGCCGTTTACTTGGGTGAGCTTTGAAAATGGTGGTGACGGTGTGTTTGTATTAACTCGCGATCAGCTAGTTGAAAATGAATCACTTTTCGCCATCTATAAAGATAGTGAATAATAGAGCTGACTCCCTATCGCTTACGAATGAGTAAGCTGATTTAGGAATATATACCAGATAGAAATTGAGCTATGCTCGAAAGCGACTACTAATAACGAGGTGAATGAAGCAGATGTCGGGAAACAGTATTGGTCAAAATTTTGTGGTTACCACATTTGGCGAAAGCCATGGCAAAGCATTAGGCTGTATAATTGACGGTTGTCCTCCGGGGCTTGAGCTGTCAGAAGCCGATATGCAAGATGATCTTGACCGTCGTCGTCCTGGAACCTCTCGTTATACCACAGCAAGACGTGAAGCAGATGAAGTGCAAATTCTATCTGGTGTTTTTGAAGGTAAAACAACAGGCACATCAATTGGTTTAGTGATTCAAAATACCGATCAGCGTAGCCAAGATTACTCCAATATTAAAGATCAGTTCAGACCGGGACATGCCGATTACACTTACCAGCAAAAGTATGGTCTGCGTGATTACCGTGGTGGCGGTCGTTCATCTGCTCGTGAAACTGCGATGCGTGTTGCGGCGGGAGCGGTAGCTAAAAAATATTTAAAACAGGTACATGGCATCCAAATCAACGGTTATCTTTCTGAGCTGGGCCCTATTGTCGCAGAGAAGGTCGATTTGACTCAGGTTGAGCAAAATGCGTTCTTTTTTCCCGATGTCGATAAGCTCGATGTGCTTGATGAATATATGCGTGATTTGAAAAAAAGCGGTGATTCTATTGGCGCTAAAGTTTCAGTCGTCGCAACCAATGTTCCCGTTGGTCTGGGTGAACCGGTATTTGATCGACTCGATGCCGACATCGCCCATGCATTAATGGGGATCAACGCGGTTAAAGGCGTTGAGATCGGTGATGGCTTCGAGGTGGTTAACCAAAAAGGCTCTGAGCACAGAGATTTAATGTCTCCAGAAGGTTTTGCGTCCAACCATGCTGGTGGCATTTTAGGTGGGATCTCTTCTGGTCAGCCGATAGTTGCCCACATAGCAATGAAACCTACATCGAGTATTAGCGTACCTGGCGAAAGCATGACAGTGCAGGGCGATGTGTCAGAGGTAGTAACAAAAGGACGTCATGATCCATGCGTGGGCATTCGAGCTGTGCCCATTGCTGAGGCTATGCTCGCCATCGTGTTGATGGATCATCTGTTAAGGCATAGAGCACAAAATAGCGATGTACACAGTATTACCCCAGTTATCGGAATGCGATAACTGCAAATGACAACAATAAGAGGGCACATTTCAGTGCCTTCTTTCGTTCAACTTAATGTGATTTTAAGAGACTAAGCCGTACATCATGCCTAATGCAGATTCGCCACATCAACTCGGTTGGATTAGCGCTTGCTATTTCTTCTTCTTTGCCATTCTCGGTGTTTTAGTCCCCTATTTAGGCGTATTTTTCGAGCATCGTGGTTTTGATGCACAAGAGATAGGTTTTCTACTGGCAATTTTAATGGCGACGCGGATTATTGCGCCAAATATCTGGGCGATGGTCGCCGACAAAACTGGGATGCGGGGTCAGCTGGTCAAGTTTGGTGCCGCGTGTTCAGCGGTGGCATTTTTAAGTTTTTTCTATCACGGCGGATTTCTCTATCTTGCTATTAGCCTGAGTATCTATACCTTTTTCTGGAATGCGATATTGGCACAGTTAGAGGTGATCACCTTAGAAAGCCTCGGCGATAATACCGAGGGCTATGGTCGCATCAGAAGTTTTGGCAGTCTAGGGTATCTTGTTTTTGTGGTTGCTGTGGGTTTCGGGATTAGTCAGTTTGGCACCGAAATCTTGCCCTATGTTGGTTTAACCCTGTTTCTTGGCCTGCTCGCTTGTTCACTTTCTTTGCCCAATACACGCGTCGTTGTCGACCGAACAATAACCACCGAACCACTCAAAATCGACAAAGGGATCTTTTGGTTTTTGGTCTCAGCCCTATTGCTGCAAATGAGCGCCGGCCCTTTCTATGGATTTTTCGTACTCTATCTTAAGCAAGTAGGTTATAGCGAATCTGCAGCGGGTGTTTTTGTTGCATTAGGAGTGCTAGCCGAGATTGTGATGTTTATGTATGCTCCGCGGCTGATGGGGCGTTATGGCGTTAAAACTTTGTTGATAGTGAGTATTGGCTTTACCGCTGTGCGTTGGCTATTAATGGCGTTTGGTGCCCAATATCTTGTTTTACTCAGTATTAGCCAACTACTGCACGCTTTTACTTTTGGTTTAGTACATGCCGCATCGATTCAGTTTGTCCACCAACGATTTGATATTCGCCATCGAAGTAAAGGTCAGGCCTTATACGCGAGTCTAAGTTTTGGGGTTGGTGGTGCGCTTGGCACTTGGTTATGTGGATATATTTGGGGCGATGGTTCTAGTGCTTGGCTGAGCTGGGCGGTTGCGGGGGCATGTGCTGGTTTATCTATGATAGCGGTAATATTGATCCCTAAGCGTCAGCCAGCGACGGAAAAAGCGCTAAGCCACTAGGCCACAAGTCACTCAGCATTAGTTAGCTAAAGAGATAAGGAACAGCAGTGAAAAGTAGATTTCGTTTGGGTCTCATCATTAACCCGCTTGCGGGCCTTGGTGGCAGCGTCGGTCTCAAAGGCAGTGACGGTGTTGCCAGCGAAGCCCTGGCTCGCGGCGCTGAGCCTAAGTCTCATTTACGCATGGCGCAAGCATTAGAGGTTATCTTACCTTATAAAGATAAGGTTGAGATCTTTACGGCATCTGGTGCCATGGGGGAAGAGTTAGCCAAGCAGATGGGTTTTTCTACTCAAGTTGTTTATCAAGCGGGCCACGAAACCGTTGCACAAGATACAAGCAATGCTGCCAAAGCCTTGCAAGAGATCGGCTTAGACTTACTCCTGTTTGCTGGTGGTGATGGGACGGCTCGGGATCTGTTTGCGGTTGTAGATGAGTCTCTGCCCGTGCTTGGCGTGCCTGCTGGGGTTAAAATTCATTCCGGTGTTTATGGCATCACGCCCCATGCCTCTGGCATGGTGATTAAGCTTCTGCTCGATGGCGAGCTCGTTAGTCTGATGTCAGCCGATGTGATGGATATCGATGAAGCCGCGTTTCGCCAAGGAACAGTTAGAGCGCGTCGGTTTGGTGAAATGTTGGTGCCAGCAGAGCCTCGCTATATCCAGGCGGTAAAAATGGGTGGAAAAGAGGTCGATGAGTTAGTGTTAAGTGATATTGCTGCCGAAGCGATTGAACAGATGGAAGATGAACTCTGTATCATGGGCTCGGGCAGTACAGTCGCCGCTGTAATGGCTGAACTGGGTTTAGACAACACGCTTTTAGGCATCGATCTTATAGAACAACAAGCATTGACTGCCAGGGATCTTAGTGCATCAGAGCTGCTCGAACTCACCCAAAACCGCGCATGTAAACTGGTTATTACTCTGATTGGCGGCCAAGGGCATATTCTTGGGCGAGGCAACCAGCAGCTATCACCAGCGCTCATTCGTCATGTGGGGAAAGAAAATATTATCATCTTAGCCACAAAAACTAAGCTAAAAGCACTTGAAGGACGGCCATTAATTGTAGATAGTGGCGACCCAGAACTCGACAGCGAACTCTGTGGCTATTATAAAGTCATTACGGGTTACCATGACTATGTGATGTATCAGGTTGCAAACCCTGATCTTATGGCATCATAAGTTAATTTGGACAAAGCATTTTATAGATTGGAGAGACCATGTTAGAGCAGTACGAACAAGCATTAGATGAGTGGATTGCAACAAAAGTAGAGCAGGGAGATGATGATCAACTTTTTGCTAGCGGTTATTTGCAAGGCCATTTTGCCGTCGTGTTGTCGCAACTGGAAGTTGAAGATGAGCAAGGTTGTGAGGCTCTAGCCGATAGGATGCAACTGTGCCTCGCGACGGCTAAAACAGAGCTAGCGCCAGCTGACTTTGTGTTAGTACAAGAAGCATGGGATGAGTTAATTGAGAAAATTAACGCTTTGGTTGCAGCTTAACGATGAGCGATGCGTCTTTAGTTAAGATTGGTTTACTGAATCCCAAGAGCCCTACAAATGTTGGCGGTGTGATGCGCGCCGCGGGTTGCTATCAGGCCGATGAAGTGCGCTATACTGGCAAGCGTTACGCGTTAGCGGCAAAAAATCGCGGTGAGCAATACAATACCGATACTAAACGAGCAAGCTTGAATATTCCCTTGGTTGCCGTTGATAGCTTGCTAGATGGGCTAGATGATGACACTCAGGTGATTTGCGTCGACCTTGTCGAAGGGGCGATCCCGCTGCCGCAGTTTCATCATCCCCAAAAAGCGATATACCTGTTTGGACCAGAAGATGGCACTTTAGATCAGGCGCTGATTGATAGCGCCGATGCCGTTGTCTATGTGCCTACCGTAGGTTGTATGAATTTGGCCTCTTCGGTGAATGTGTTGCTTTACGATAGGCTTGCAAAAGGTGAGCATTTGGGCAGTGATGAGTTGATCAGGCAAAGCCGTGATACCAATAATCGCGTTAGAGTAAAGTCGTCCAGATAAGCTTCTGTTGTTTTTAAATAACTGCTTTTATCAAAATGCCAGCACTGACGCTGGCATTTTGATTTCATTTAGACGCTGCTAGCACTGGCAACCTGCGCATTATTAAGGTTAACAAAGAGTGACTCTTGCTAAAGCAATGCTTTGCCTTTGATCAGTTTTCGCATCCACATTCGATTAGGATTGAGCAAACTCAGTACATCCATGGTACTGGGTATCAACTCGCCGCACATTTGCGCTGCCAATATCTCAGCGGCTAACGGCCCAGACGTCAAACCTCTTGAGCCCAAACCACCCAGAACAAATAGTCCATCATGTACTGGCGCCTTGGTGGTTTGCCAATAGTTAGCACTCTCTTTGCTGGGCTGCTGGGACTGATAAATCTTGGTTATCGCATCGAAATCTGGGGCGCAGCCCATCATTGGTGCATGATCTCGGGTGACCATGCGTACACCGACTCTGGCGCTATGGCCAGTAATGTCGACATCACGGGGCCAGTCAGTTTGATAACTTGTGCGGATCTTATTGAGGTTTTCAAATTGCTCAGTCGCACTATAGTCAAGGTTGATTGGATCTTTAATGTAACTCGCGCCAGTACAATGCAGGCCATCTTGCTGTGGGGTTAAATAACCATGGGAGCAGAGCACTGTCTTAAGGTGTGTTAATTCACCACGACTAGGAATATGGCTGACTTGACCTCGAAAGCCGCTGATTGGAAGCTGGGCCGTTTGGCTAAAGTCAGTAAGATGTCGCCCATTGGCTAACACGACACAGGCAAAAGGTCCAAATTTCTGAGTCTGTAATCCGTGATCGGCGGTCAGAAACCACTGGCCATCGATTTGCTCTAGATCTGTGATGTTGGTTTTATAGTGTTGTTCTAATTGGCTTAAACTGGCAGCTTTTGCTATCGCTGCGGCGGTAAACTCCTGCGGGCATACCCAGCCTCCGAGTGGGTAGTAGATCCCAGAAAGGCCGATGTCGACTCCCGCCAACGTCGATGCTTCACTTGCACTCACCGATTGGGCAATATTATTTGCCCAAGGCTGAGAGGAGATGATCTTATGCAGTCGTTTCGTACTGCGTTCATCATGCCCCGTTTGCAGCACACCGCAGAAATCATGACTGATCTGATATCCCTGTTTAACCAAAGTGTTAATTCGTTGACGACTGAAAAGGTATCCCTGCAGAAAGAAATGGCTAAGTGTGCCATGTTCAGGTGTGAGCAGTGGGTAAATAGCCCCCTGTTTATTTCCCGATGCTTGTTGTCCTGGTGCTTCATCCATACAAAATAGGCTTACTGCGTGCCCGCGCTCAGCCAAAGACAAGGCTAAACAGGCACTGGCAACGCCGCCGCCAATGATCGCAGTCTCGCCAGGGTTTGCTTTATGCAATGGGTTGTAGTTAAACGATTGCTGATGCTGCTGGCGTAGCGCGCTGCGCTCCGTTTTAGCGAGATCAATATCCGTTTTATCTGGCGAACTGATAAGCTTCAGTGCTTGGTTGTACCTGTGATAAACGCGAAAACCGCATTGACTTGCTTGTGTTAGTAAAGGCGTTGGTAGCGCGAAATCAACAGGTTCATTGACATCAGTGAGTAATAGCAAGTCAGCGTCACTGTTTGATAGCCTGGCCATCTGCCAAAGGTTCTGGCGATTTAACGGCTCGACAGAAGGCTGCGAGCAGATGAGCCAGCGCATTATTTTATATTCACTGCCGCTGCTGATGTTTTTCAGTTGTTTAGTTAGCTCGCCGATATGAATCACCAATGACAAGGCACCATCGTAGGCAATAACCGAGTGACAGCCATCGACCTTGCTATTACCTATCTGATCTAGCTGCGCTGCAAGTTCAGTCAAGTCACCTAGCGCGTTGGCTATGTGAACTAACTCTTTACTGCGGCTAATAAATACATGAATGCAAGTTGCTTGGGCTAGCTGTTTCTTGCTCGCGCTATGGGCAACGGCAGATATAACAGGTGCCATATCTTGTCCCAGTAGTGCCAAAGTCGCCGCTTCAGGAGTCAGTGAATTAGGCGATAAATCACTAAAAATAGCGTCAATATCACTTTTGTTTACACTAATTTGTGCTTTTTTTTCACGTTCTTTAGCCAATGAATTTACTCTCACGATGTAATTAGGCATTATTTTACCTGCCTTTATGGAAAGCTGACCACTTAATTGCTGTAAAAGCGCTACTATTGGCCCAGCAAAATTGGTACTAGACGTACGGAATGGATAGTAAATAATGAAAAGAGTCGTGATCACCGGACTTGGCATAGTTTCAAGTATTGGTAATAACAAGCAAGAAGTCACCGAGTCACTTAAGGCTGGACGTAGTGGTATTACCCACTCAGATCAGTTTGAAGAAATGAAGCTTCGTAGCCATGTTTGGGGCGACATTAAGTTGGACCCTAAAGAGCATATCGATCGTAAAGCATTGCGCTTTATGGGAGATGCAGCTGCTTATGCATACATAGCTATGGAGCAAGCCATCGCCGATGCGGGTTTGACTGAAGAACAGTATTCTAATCATCGCGTTGGTATTATCGCCGGTACGGGTGGCGCATCATCTGCCAACCAAGTTCAAGCCGCTGATATCTTGCGTGAGAAGGGCGTTAAGCGCGTTGGCCCCTATATCGTGCCTCGTATTATGTCGAGTACAGCAAGTGCTTGTCTTGCAACCCCTTTTAAGATTAAAGGCATGAACTACTCAATTAGTTCGGCTTGTGCAACGAGCGCGCACTGTATTGGCCACGCTGTTGAGCTTATCCAGATGGGCAAACAGGATATGGTCTTTGCTGGTGGTGCTGAAGAGGTCGATTGGACTCTGACGATGGGCTTTGATGCCATGGGTGCATTGTCGACAAAATACAATGATGAGCCAACTAAGGCGTCACGTACCTATGATGCAGACCGTGATGGTTTCGTCATCTCTGGTGGCGGTGGGATCGTGGTTGTTGAAGAGCTAGAACATGCTTTAGCTCGTGGCGCTAAGATCTATGCTGAAGTTGTCGGTTATGGTGCATCGTCAGATGGTTACGATATGGTTGCTCCATCTGGTGAAGGCGCTGTACGTTGTATGCAGATGGCACTTGCCGACGTGGATACACCTATCGATTACATCAACACCCACGGTACATCGACCCCAGTTGGCGATATGCGTGAACTTGAAGCCTTAGCTGAAACATTTGGCGACAAGCTTCCTCCAATCGCATCAACCAAATCGTTAACGGGTCATGCATTGGGTGCGGCTGGTGTTCATGAGGCTATTTATAGTTTGATCATGATGGAAAACAGCTTTATTGCGCCAAGCATCAACATTGATAATGTCGATGAAAAAGCCGTAGGCATGCCTATTGTTACCGAATATCGTGATGCAGAGCTAAATACCATTATGAGTAACAGTTTTGGTTTTGGCGGCACAAACGCTACGTTAGTGATGCGCAAATATAAGTAACTTCAGTTTTGAGGTTATTAAAAAAGGGAAGCTCATGCTTCCCTTTTTTGTTTAGTGTCAATAACGTACTCTATGAGCGATTATTGTGCGTTCAGCTGCTGACCCGTGATCTCTTTTGAATCATCACCCATTAAGTACAAGTAGGTTGGCATAATCTCTTCAGGGGTTTTTAGTGTCTGTGGATTTTCAGCCGGATATGCATTGGCGCGCATCTTGGTTCGGGTTGCGCCCGGATTAATACTGTTAGCGCGCAGATTAGTACCTTGATATTCATGAGCGATTGATTGCATCATGCCTTCTGTCGCAAATTTGG
Protein-coding sequences here:
- the smrB gene encoding endonuclease SmrB; translation: MNKEKDEGLALFSALTQGIKPLTQDKRHFNAPKKQKRELEVKTTQLHADSYFSDTYQPHLPLEGAMRWSREDVDSFEVKRLRRGDYQPDLLLDLHGMRQSEAKLELAALIQACIKQHSACCCVMHGHGSGILKQNIPMWLAQHPHVKAFHKAPKEWGGDAALLVLVEIGDSPEWD
- the prmB gene encoding 50S ribosomal protein L3 N(5)-glutamine methyltransferase yields the protein MDKIFVDEAVTELRTIGDMLRWAVSRFNDANVYYGHGTDNAWDEAIALVFHALHLPEEIGQQVIHANLTSSEKHKIVELIIRRVRERLPVPYLTNKAYFAGLEFYVDERVLVPRSPIAEMIANRFSPWLYNKPVNRILDLCTGSGCIAIACAYEFENAEVDALDLSTDALDVAQINIETLGVMDRVFPIESDLFSAIPKAPQYDLIVSNPPYVDAEDIGDMPDEYHHEPELGLASGRDGLDLTKRILANAVDYLTEDGLLVVEVGNSMVHLIEQFPEVPFTWVSFENGGDGVFVLTRDQLVENESLFAIYKDSE
- the aroC gene encoding chorismate synthase; this translates as MSGNSIGQNFVVTTFGESHGKALGCIIDGCPPGLELSEADMQDDLDRRRPGTSRYTTARREADEVQILSGVFEGKTTGTSIGLVIQNTDQRSQDYSNIKDQFRPGHADYTYQQKYGLRDYRGGGRSSARETAMRVAAGAVAKKYLKQVHGIQINGYLSELGPIVAEKVDLTQVEQNAFFFPDVDKLDVLDEYMRDLKKSGDSIGAKVSVVATNVPVGLGEPVFDRLDADIAHALMGINAVKGVEIGDGFEVVNQKGSEHRDLMSPEGFASNHAGGILGGISSGQPIVAHIAMKPTSSISVPGESMTVQGDVSEVVTKGRHDPCVGIRAVPIAEAMLAIVLMDHLLRHRAQNSDVHSITPVIGMR
- a CDS encoding MFS transporter produces the protein MPNADSPHQLGWISACYFFFFAILGVLVPYLGVFFEHRGFDAQEIGFLLAILMATRIIAPNIWAMVADKTGMRGQLVKFGAACSAVAFLSFFYHGGFLYLAISLSIYTFFWNAILAQLEVITLESLGDNTEGYGRIRSFGSLGYLVFVVAVGFGISQFGTEILPYVGLTLFLGLLACSLSLPNTRVVVDRTITTEPLKIDKGIFWFLVSALLLQMSAGPFYGFFVLYLKQVGYSESAAGVFVALGVLAEIVMFMYAPRLMGRYGVKTLLIVSIGFTAVRWLLMAFGAQYLVLLSISQLLHAFTFGLVHAASIQFVHQRFDIRHRSKGQALYASLSFGVGGALGTWLCGYIWGDGSSAWLSWAVAGACAGLSMIAVILIPKRQPATEKALSH
- a CDS encoding ATP-NAD kinase family protein, which codes for MKSRFRLGLIINPLAGLGGSVGLKGSDGVASEALARGAEPKSHLRMAQALEVILPYKDKVEIFTASGAMGEELAKQMGFSTQVVYQAGHETVAQDTSNAAKALQEIGLDLLLFAGGDGTARDLFAVVDESLPVLGVPAGVKIHSGVYGITPHASGMVIKLLLDGELVSLMSADVMDIDEAAFRQGTVRARRFGEMLVPAEPRYIQAVKMGGKEVDELVLSDIAAEAIEQMEDELCIMGSGSTVAAVMAELGLDNTLLGIDLIEQQALTARDLSASELLELTQNRACKLVITLIGGQGHILGRGNQQLSPALIRHVGKENIIILATKTKLKALEGRPLIVDSGDPELDSELCGYYKVITGYHDYVMYQVANPDLMAS
- a CDS encoding YfcL family protein, which produces MLEQYEQALDEWIATKVEQGDDDQLFASGYLQGHFAVVLSQLEVEDEQGCEALADRMQLCLATAKTELAPADFVLVQEAWDELIEKINALVAA
- a CDS encoding RNA methyltransferase → MSDASLVKIGLLNPKSPTNVGGVMRAAGCYQADEVRYTGKRYALAAKNRGEQYNTDTKRASLNIPLVAVDSLLDGLDDDTQVICVDLVEGAIPLPQFHHPQKAIYLFGPEDGTLDQALIDSADAVVYVPTVGCMNLASSVNVLLYDRLAKGEHLGSDELIRQSRDTNNRVRVKSSR
- the mnmC gene encoding FAD-dependent 5-carboxymethylaminomethyl-2-thiouridine(34) oxidoreductase MnmC, whose translation is MPNYIVRVNSLAKEREKKAQISVNKSDIDAIFSDLSPNSLTPEAATLALLGQDMAPVISAVAHSASKKQLAQATCIHVFISRSKELVHIANALGDLTELAAQLDQIGNSKVDGCHSVIAYDGALSLVIHIGELTKQLKNISSGSEYKIMRWLICSQPSVEPLNRQNLWQMARLSNSDADLLLLTDVNEPVDFALPTPLLTQASQCGFRVYHRYNQALKLISSPDKTDIDLAKTERSALRQQHQQSFNYNPLHKANPGETAIIGGGVASACLALSLAERGHAVSLFCMDEAPGQQASGNKQGAIYPLLTPEHGTLSHFFLQGYLFSRQRINTLVKQGYQISHDFCGVLQTGHDERSTKRLHKIISSQPWANNIAQSVSASEASTLAGVDIGLSGIYYPLGGWVCPQEFTAAAIAKAASLSQLEQHYKTNITDLEQIDGQWFLTADHGLQTQKFGPFACVVLANGRHLTDFSQTAQLPISGFRGQVSHIPSRGELTHLKTVLCSHGYLTPQQDGLHCTGASYIKDPINLDYSATEQFENLNKIRTSYQTDWPRDVDITGHSARVGVRMVTRDHAPMMGCAPDFDAITKIYQSQQPSKESANYWQTTKAPVHDGLFVLGGLGSRGLTSGPLAAEILAAQMCGELIPSTMDVLSLLNPNRMWMRKLIKGKALL
- the fabB gene encoding beta-ketoacyl-ACP synthase I; this translates as MKRVVITGLGIVSSIGNNKQEVTESLKAGRSGITHSDQFEEMKLRSHVWGDIKLDPKEHIDRKALRFMGDAAAYAYIAMEQAIADAGLTEEQYSNHRVGIIAGTGGASSANQVQAADILREKGVKRVGPYIVPRIMSSTASACLATPFKIKGMNYSISSACATSAHCIGHAVELIQMGKQDMVFAGGAEEVDWTLTMGFDAMGALSTKYNDEPTKASRTYDADRDGFVISGGGGIVVVEELEHALARGAKIYAEVVGYGASSDGYDMVAPSGEGAVRCMQMALADVDTPIDYINTHGTSTPVGDMRELEALAETFGDKLPPIASTKSLTGHALGAAGVHEAIYSLIMMENSFIAPSINIDNVDEKAVGMPIVTEYRDAELNTIMSNSFGFGGTNATLVMRKYK